The Centroberyx gerrardi isolate f3 chromosome 24, fCenGer3.hap1.cur.20231027, whole genome shotgun sequence genome includes a region encoding these proteins:
- the LOC139915475 gene encoding E3 ubiquitin-protein ligase TRIM21-like, with protein MSAASSLLSEEQFLCSICLDVFTDPVSIPCGHNFCKNCITQHWDINAPCRCPLCNKLFNRRPELHVNTFISEMAAQFRKLAQMKASSCPDQRCAKPGEVSCDVCTGTKLKALKSCLVCLASYCETHLEPHQRMTGLKRHKLIDPVENLEGRMCKKHDRPLELFCKTDQMCVCLLCTVLDHKSHRFVPLKEGCEGKKTELGKTEAEIQQKIQERRLKIQEIKHSVELSEEDADREIADSVRVFTALMQSVERGQAELIETIQEKQKTTEKQAEGFIKELEQEISELMKRTAEMEQLSRTEDHLHLLQSFPSLNTPPHTKDWTEVSVHCSSYEGTVRRAVAQLEETLRKEMEKLLDVELKRVQQYAVDVTLDPDTANPTLILSDDGKQVKDGDVKKNLPDNPERFSVYPCVLGKQSFSSGRFYYEVQVQWKTWWGLGVTRGSVNRKEKIPMSPKKGSWTIWFWKGNEYAAFADSPVQLFLKSKPQKVGVFVDYEEGLVSFYDVHAAGLIYSFTGCTFTEKLYPFFSPSLDRGGDNSAPLIITPVNHTDQTDDLFEMDGVTFS; from the coding sequence ATGTCCGCTGCCAGCAGTCTCCTAtctgaagagcagtttctgtgctccatctgtctggatgtgttcacTGATCCAGTCTCCATACCATGTGGACACAACTTCTGCAAAAACTGCATCACACAGCACTGGGATATTAATGCCCCATGCCGGTGTCCCTTGTGTAATAAGCTTTTCAACAGAAGACCTGAGCTGCATGTCAATACTTTCATATCTGAGATGGCTGCTCAGTTCAGAAAGTTAGCTCAgatgaaagccagcagctgcCCAGACCAACGATGTGCCAAACCAGGAGAAGTTTCCTGTGACGTCTGCACTGGGACCAAACTGAAGGCCCTGaagtcctgcctggtgtgtctggcctcctACTGTGAGACTCACCTGGAGCCTCATCAGAGAATGACGGGCCTGAAAAGACACAAGCTGATCGATCCTGTGGAGAACCTGGAAGGCAGGATGTGTAAGAAGCATGACAGACCGCTGGAGCTATTCTGCAAGACGGACcagatgtgtgtatgtctgctcTGCACTGTTTTAGACCACAAGTCGCATCGCTTTGTCCCCCTGAAGGAAGGATGTGAAGGAAAGAAGACTGAGCTGGGGAAGACGGAGGCTGAAATTCAGCAGAAGATCCAGGAGAGACGACTGAAGATTCAGGAGATCaaacactcagtagagctcagcgaggaagatgcagacagagagatagcagacagtgtgcgggtcttcaccgctctgatgcagtctgtggagagaggccaggctgagctcattgagacgatccaagagaagcagaaaacaacagagaaacaggctgaaggcttcatcaaagagctggaacaggaaatctctgagctgatgaagagaaccgctgagatggagcagctctcacgcactgaagaccacctccacctcctccaaagcttcccatccctgaacactcctccacacaccaaggactggacagaggtcagtgtccattgctcatcatatgaggggactgtgaggagagctgtggctcagctggaggagactctcaggaaagagatggagaaactgcTTGATGTTGAGctgaagagggtccagcagtatgCAGTGGATGTGACTCTGGATCCTGATACAGCAAATCCcactctcatcctgtctgatgatGGGAAACAAGTAAAAGATGGTGATGTAAAGAAGAATCTCCCAgacaacccagagagatttTCTGTTTATCCCTGTGTTTTAGGAAAGCAGAGTTTCTCTTCAGGAAGATTTTACTACGAGGTTCAGGTTCAATGGAAGACTTGGTGGGGTTTAGGAGTGACCAGAGGGTCGGTCAACAGGAAGGAAAAAATCCCAATGAGTCCCAAGAAAGGCTCCTGGACTATATGGTTTTGGAAGGGAAATGAGTATGCTGCTTTTGCTGACTCTCCTGTCCAACTGTTTCTGAAATCGAAGCCTCAgaaggtgggggtgtttgtggaTTATGAGGAGGGTCTGGTCTCCTTTTATGACGTACATGCTGCAGGTCTTATCTACTCCTTtactggctgcaccttcactgagaaactctacccgTTCTTCAGTCCTAGTCTTGATCGTGGTGGTGACAACTCCGCCCCTCTGATCATcactcctgtcaatcacacagatCAGACTGATGATTTGTTTGAGATGGATGGTGTAACCTTTTCATAA